In Nitrospirota bacterium, the following are encoded in one genomic region:
- a CDS encoding 50S ribosomal protein L28, giving the protein MARECKVCGKGRRSGNNVSHANNRTKRVFHPNLQRVRVIVNSAPKYIMACTRCLRSNRVQKAV; this is encoded by the coding sequence GTGGCAAGAGAATGTAAAGTATGTGGTAAAGGCAGGCGTTCTGGGAACAATGTTAGTCACGCAAACAACAGGACAAAAAGGGTGTTTCATCCAAATCTTCAGAGGGTACGGGTAATTGTAAACAGTGCACCAAAATACATCATGGCATGTACCCGTTGTCTTAGATCAAACCGTGTGCAAAAGGCGGTATAG
- a CDS encoding RidA family protein, which yields MSDDVKKVVSAKKAPVAIGPYSQAIKFGKFLFISGQIPVNPATNETVNGPIEDQVVQVISNIKVILEAAGMELTDIVKTTLFLKRLEDFDRVNNIYKSYFSDNPPARSTVEVSNLPKDARIEIEAIACR from the coding sequence ATGAGTGATGATGTCAAGAAGGTTGTTTCGGCAAAAAAGGCGCCTGTTGCAATAGGTCCATATTCTCAGGCAATTAAATTTGGGAAGTTTCTATTCATATCCGGTCAGATACCTGTCAATCCTGCTACAAACGAAACAGTAAATGGTCCAATAGAAGATCAGGTGGTGCAGGTCATATCCAATATTAAAGTCATTCTTGAAGCTGCCGGGATGGAGTTGACAGATATAGTAAAAACCACGTTATTCCTGAAAAGGCTTGAAGATTTTGACAGGGTTAATAATATTTATAAGAGTTATTTTTCGGATAATCCACCGGCGAGATCTACCGTCGAAGTTTCAAACCTTCCCAAAGATGCTCGTATTGAGATAGAAGCCATCGCCTGCCGTTAA
- a CDS encoding PilZ domain-containing protein, giving the protein MLPIDRRENVRIIDKIPLAYRFVTAEDIAENNRPERYFPYIWNKYPQLLPSEELEENHTKLLNHIIDLHRKMDILIETVAPECRTIVEIPKEQDVCISASGIRIHLDTPATAGQLMILCIVLPFIPPASIFVTGEVIRRDMSEDLIPDEKNYFETVINFLTIKEDDRETLIKYIFKRQRDMLRDRALEKGEVMQALSENDE; this is encoded by the coding sequence ATGCTGCCAATAGACAGAAGAGAGAATGTAAGGATCATAGATAAGATTCCGCTTGCCTACAGGTTTGTTACAGCAGAGGATATCGCAGAAAATAACAGACCTGAAAGATATTTCCCTTATATTTGGAATAAATACCCGCAACTGCTGCCCTCAGAGGAATTAGAAGAGAATCATACAAAGTTGCTAAATCATATTATTGATTTACACAGGAAGATGGATATTCTTATTGAGACCGTAGCGCCTGAATGCAGGACCATAGTTGAGATACCAAAGGAACAGGATGTCTGTATCAGTGCCTCTGGTATAAGAATTCACCTGGATACACCTGCAACGGCAGGTCAGCTAATGATTTTATGTATTGTTCTCCCCTTTATCCCGCCTGCAAGTATCTTTGTAACAGGCGAGGTAATAAGACGAGATATGTCAGAGGATCTAATACCTGATGAAAAAAACTATTTTGAGACAGTCATAAATTTCCTGACAATAAAAGAGGATGACAGAGAGACCCTCATCAAGTACATCTTTAAAAGACAGCGTGATATGTTAAGGGACCGGGCATTGGAAAAGGGTGAGGTAATGCAGGCGTTAAGTGAAAATGATGAGTGA
- a CDS encoding GGDEF domain-containing protein: MEKKIDQELYKKLQKVNSALRIQKKKLLEEKNALKKWGDDLSCLNELSKAIVSTLDSDKIISSAAAIMQDIVPHDVFCVVLFKQKKLWVFSTMQLYVADTEEIKKYVLQTIKKVVETDDNDDYKVEINCIKTDQTESLGFNSKLSGRLCYPIEIGDTRIGALHLIRKMDKQFTGYEHNLGSMLVSTLALALRNSEIHREVKELATTDSLTGLFNNRYFYESLTRTFKSTMRYQNPVSLLMIDVDNFKHINDQHGHQAGDAVLHEISNRLIRSLREIDVPARYGGDEIAIILPETTVEQAFFAAKRLKRILEEQPVFFKEQNIRVTASFGVVSCPSPGIKSVDDMISVADKALYDAKKSGRNRIEVSGRLFTHDNSFLGPFVF, translated from the coding sequence ATGGAAAAAAAGATAGATCAGGAACTATATAAGAAACTTCAGAAGGTAAACAGTGCATTAAGAATTCAAAAGAAGAAGCTTCTGGAAGAGAAGAATGCTTTGAAGAAATGGGGAGATGATTTAAGCTGTTTAAATGAGCTGAGTAAGGCAATAGTAAGTACATTGGATTCCGACAAAATCATTTCCTCCGCTGCTGCAATTATGCAGGATATAGTGCCCCACGATGTTTTCTGTGTCGTCCTATTCAAACAAAAAAAGTTATGGGTATTCTCAACAATGCAGTTATATGTAGCAGATACTGAAGAGATAAAGAAGTATGTCTTGCAAACAATAAAGAAGGTTGTTGAGACCGATGATAATGATGATTACAAGGTTGAAATAAATTGCATTAAAACTGATCAGACTGAGAGCTTGGGTTTTAATTCAAAGTTGTCAGGCAGGTTGTGTTATCCAATCGAAATTGGTGATACGAGAATAGGAGCATTGCACCTGATTAGGAAGATGGATAAACAATTTACAGGATACGAGCATAATCTTGGATCTATGCTGGTGAGTACCCTTGCGCTGGCACTTAGGAACTCAGAGATTCATCGTGAAGTAAAGGAACTTGCAACGACTGACAGCCTTACCGGGTTATTCAATAACAGATATTTTTATGAGAGCCTTACCAGAACATTTAAGAGCACCATGAGGTATCAAAATCCTGTTTCACTCCTGATGATAGATGTGGATAATTTCAAGCATATTAATGATCAGCATGGACATCAGGCAGGTGATGCTGTATTACATGAAATCTCAAACAGGCTTATAAGGAGTTTGAGAGAGATTGATGTTCCTGCACGTTATGGTGGAGATGAGATAGCAATTATCCTTCCGGAAACAACTGTTGAACAGGCATTTTTTGCCGCAAAAAGACTTAAGAGAATTCTGGAAGAACAACCGGTATTTTTTAAGGAGCAGAATATCAGGGTGACAGCAAGCTTTGGTGTTGTAAGCTGTCCTAGTCCCGGAATCAAATCAGTTGATGATATGATTTCCGTGGCGGACAAGGCCCTATATGATGCAAAGAAGTCTGGCAGGAACAGGATTGAGGTGAGTGGACGTTTATTTACTCATGACAACTCATTTTTAGGACCATTCGTGTTTTAA
- a CDS encoding DUF3108 domain-containing protein has protein sequence MKSITTYIVIFLFITLSFSSSSSAIPFSSGERLVFDVSWYGVNGGTSVFEVSNAVYDNKSVLKISSELKSNSVISLFYPVKDVVESYVDIKSLQPYKYRSRQQEGSYRSDKEIVFNRDDNLATFINHKSGGKRQISKIPSGVHDPLSVVYFLRTIPLQTGQSVNIEVHDGKKTWTVVFLVMDKEKVVVPAGTFDTLKVKTLIKFEGLFVNKGEVFIWFTDDEVKMPVKMESKVKVGTITAQLIEKQGIGYGSY, from the coding sequence ATAAAATCTATAACGACTTATATCGTTATATTTTTATTCATAACTCTTTCGTTTTCTTCCTCCTCCTCAGCTATTCCATTTTCATCCGGTGAACGCCTGGTTTTTGATGTATCATGGTATGGTGTGAATGGAGGCACCTCAGTTTTTGAAGTTAGTAATGCAGTTTATGATAATAAATCCGTTCTTAAAATAAGTTCTGAGTTAAAATCAAATTCAGTTATTTCATTGTTTTATCCCGTAAAGGATGTCGTCGAGTCATATGTTGACATCAAGAGCCTTCAGCCTTATAAATACCGTTCAAGACAACAGGAAGGATCATACAGGAGTGACAAGGAGATAGTTTTTAACAGAGATGATAATCTGGCGACTTTTATTAACCACAAATCCGGAGGCAAGAGACAGATATCTAAAATACCTTCCGGTGTTCATGACCCGTTATCAGTGGTATATTTTCTCCGGACGATCCCACTACAGACCGGGCAGTCTGTAAACATTGAGGTTCATGACGGGAAGAAAACCTGGACAGTGGTTTTCCTTGTTATGGATAAAGAGAAGGTAGTGGTGCCAGCAGGCACATTTGATACTTTAAAAGTTAAGACCTTAATTAAATTTGAGGGATTATTTGTCAATAAAGGAGAGGTATTTATCTGGTTTACCGATGACGAGGTTAAGATGCCTGTTAAGATGGAGAGTAAGGTTAAGGTGGGCACTATTACTGCACAGCTTATAGAGAAGCAGGGCATCGGTTATGGTTCTTATTAA
- a CDS encoding SDR family oxidoreductase, protein MAKVLITGGAGFLGSHLCDRFLAGGDEVICMDNLITGSSDNISHIQSSRFSFINYDVTNYIYIKGDLDYILHFASPASPLDYMEYPIQTLKVGSLGTHKVLGLAKEKKARFLLASTSETYGDPLIHPQNEDYWGNVNPVGPRGVYDEAKRFAEAMTMAYHRYHQVDTRIVRIFNTYGPRMRIRDGRAIPNFIAQALRDEDVTVFGDGLQTRSFCYIDDMVDGIYRLLMSDYKMPVNIGNPHEMTVVGMAKEILSLTGSKSRIINTPLPEDDPKVRQPDIARATSVLGWKPTVELTEGLTKTIEYFKAKMRVSI, encoded by the coding sequence ATGGCTAAGGTATTAATAACAGGCGGCGCAGGTTTTTTAGGGTCTCATCTCTGTGACAGGTTTCTTGCCGGAGGAGATGAGGTTATCTGCATGGATAATCTCATCACAGGTTCATCGGATAATATAAGTCACATACAAAGCAGCAGGTTTTCTTTCATAAATTATGATGTAACAAACTATATATATATTAAGGGGGATCTTGACTATATACTTCACTTCGCAAGTCCGGCTAGTCCCCTTGACTACATGGAGTATCCGATTCAGACACTAAAAGTTGGTTCCCTGGGCACTCATAAAGTTCTTGGTCTGGCCAAAGAGAAAAAGGCGAGGTTTCTTCTGGCTTCCACATCTGAGACTTATGGTGATCCGCTAATCCACCCTCAAAATGAAGACTACTGGGGCAATGTGAATCCTGTGGGCCCTCGAGGGGTCTACGACGAGGCAAAAAGGTTTGCAGAGGCTATGACAATGGCATATCACAGATACCACCAGGTAGATACAAGGATTGTCAGGATATTTAATACTTATGGACCCAGGATGAGGATAAGGGACGGGAGGGCTATTCCCAACTTTATAGCTCAGGCACTCAGGGACGAGGATGTAACAGTTTTTGGAGACGGTTTGCAGACAAGGAGTTTCTGCTACATAGATGATATGGTTGATGGTATATACAGGCTATTGATGTCAGATTATAAAATGCCTGTCAACATTGGTAATCCGCACGAAATGACGGTGGTTGGCATGGCAAAAGAGATACTCTCACTTACAGGCAGTAAAAGCAGGATAATTAATACACCCCTTCCTGAAGATGACCCCAAGGTAAGACAGCCTGATATTGCAAGGGCAACTTCTGTCCTGGGGTGGAAACCGACAGTTGAATTAACGGAGGGACTAACAAAGACAATCGAATATTTTAAAGCAAAGATGAGGGTTTCAATATAA
- a CDS encoding tetratricopeptide repeat protein gives MKIKKRVPRKKEGSSQPEDLHAILQEIETRSTGIFEKYKMPLIIAVSAIVIIIAGAISYKLLTSHWDKKASAMEYSAYNYFQEENYSKSISMFQEIADKYSGSKSARIAYYYIGNSYSALGQYDDAIRVYKIFIDKFPEQDTILPLVYINLGSAYMAKGDYTDALSTFKKVLSLKTALIKDRAVYEMAMAYEASGDTASAIEQYDNLIKTYSSSAWSQEAKARLGKLRGDSPDLTKGPLQGSGKPTSGGSQAEGVKGQK, from the coding sequence GTGAAAATAAAGAAACGGGTACCCAGAAAAAAAGAAGGATCAAGTCAACCAGAAGACTTGCATGCCATTTTACAGGAGATTGAGACCAGGTCAACCGGAATATTTGAAAAGTACAAAATGCCGCTGATTATAGCGGTATCAGCTATCGTTATCATTATTGCCGGTGCGATATCATATAAACTTCTGACATCTCATTGGGATAAGAAAGCCTCTGCTATGGAGTATAGCGCTTACAATTACTTCCAGGAAGAAAACTATTCAAAGTCAATATCTATGTTTCAGGAAATTGCTGACAAATATTCAGGCAGCAAGAGTGCACGTATAGCTTATTATTATATTGGCAATAGTTACTCAGCCCTTGGACAATATGATGATGCCATCAGGGTATACAAGATCTTTATTGACAAATTTCCTGAGCAGGATACAATACTTCCTCTGGTATATATCAATCTTGGTTCAGCATACATGGCAAAGGGTGATTACACTGATGCCCTATCAACATTCAAAAAGGTGCTCTCGCTAAAGACTGCATTGATAAAAGACAGAGCTGTTTATGAGATGGCCATGGCTTATGAGGCTTCAGGTGATACAGCTTCAGCGATAGAGCAATACGATAATTTAATAAAGACATATTCATCATCTGCCTGGAGTCAGGAGGCAAAGGCCCGTTTAGGCAAGCTTAGGGGAGATTCCCCGGATTTAACAAAGGGCCCTCTGCAGGGATCAGGTAAACCGACGTCAGGAGGCAGTCAAGCTGAAGGCGTCAAAGGTCAGAAGTAG
- a CDS encoding GAF domain-containing protein yields the protein MNQTFHNLKYIEKKRWELLSLELLVLSFLTISIIVLSLLEQKYLTLLFLPILTVLFSAYIINKQRELKKLDEDLSEELFRNVEEKMKAASMQERLREVTLLYRAGRITVSSLTLQMKLDKMLHLAFNMVNANRASIMLINERMGNFVVASSIGNYPDIVRANSQRVDEGVAGWVCKHGTPLILTGKVNDDRFHNFQDKPEDISSSICLPIKLKGQVIGALNLNYQHEQKRVFTEHDVRLLSIFARYISTTIEQTQISLKKQSIQA from the coding sequence GTGAATCAAACCTTTCATAACCTTAAGTACATTGAAAAAAAAAGATGGGAACTATTAAGTCTTGAATTATTAGTCCTCTCTTTCCTCACTATTTCCATCATAGTATTGTCTCTCCTTGAACAAAAGTATTTAACTCTCTTATTTTTGCCAATTCTTACGGTATTATTCTCTGCCTACATAATTAACAAACAGCGGGAATTAAAGAAACTTGATGAAGACCTTTCAGAGGAGCTGTTCAGGAATGTTGAAGAGAAGATGAAGGCAGCCTCAATGCAAGAGAGACTAAGAGAAGTAACCCTGCTATACAGGGCAGGCCGCATAACGGTTTCATCTCTAACACTGCAAATGAAGCTCGACAAGATGCTGCATCTTGCTTTCAATATGGTAAATGCCAATAGAGCGTCAATCATGTTGATAAATGAGAGAATGGGGAACTTTGTAGTTGCAAGCTCTATAGGCAATTACCCGGACATAGTAAGGGCCAATTCGCAAAGGGTGGATGAAGGCGTAGCGGGATGGGTCTGCAAACACGGGACACCTCTGATCCTTACAGGGAAAGTTAATGATGACAGGTTTCACAACTTCCAGGACAAGCCTGAAGATATCTCTTCTTCGATTTGCCTGCCCATAAAACTGAAAGGACAGGTAATAGGAGCGCTTAATTTAAATTATCAGCATGAACAAAAAAGGGTTTTTACAGAACACGATGTACGTTTATTGTCCATCTTTGCAAGATATATCTCGACAACAATTGAGCAAACACAGATTTCTTTAAAGAAACAATCAATCCAGGCTTAA
- the tatC gene encoding twin-arginine translocase subunit TatC — translation MSNDNVNETFSDKKMSLTGHLAELRTCLIVSVVAVVAGFVISFYFSEDLLKILTDLISSEHKHSFVFLSPAEALWTNFKVAFLAGFFIAMPVILYQLWRFASPGLYGNERKYALPFLIVGIVSFVLGVLFCYFVILRYALEFLFTYKTSNLTPMISIGSYLDFVMKFMLAFGLIFELPIVIIFLTKTGILTIGFLTKNRKYAILVNFIVAAVLTPTPDVFNQLLMAVPLIILYELGIIGAKIFCKNAKTRNSLSLD, via the coding sequence ATGAGTAATGATAATGTAAATGAGACATTCTCAGACAAGAAGATGTCTCTGACAGGGCACCTGGCAGAGCTAAGGACTTGTCTGATTGTATCCGTAGTAGCGGTTGTTGCCGGGTTCGTTATTTCCTTTTATTTTTCTGAAGATCTTCTTAAAATTCTAACAGATCTTATAAGCAGTGAGCACAAGCATAGCTTCGTGTTCTTATCCCCTGCCGAGGCACTCTGGACTAACTTTAAGGTGGCATTTCTTGCAGGGTTTTTTATTGCCATGCCTGTAATTCTTTACCAGTTGTGGAGGTTTGCATCACCCGGGCTTTATGGAAATGAACGAAAATATGCACTGCCCTTTCTGATTGTAGGTATAGTTTCCTTCGTACTTGGAGTTCTTTTCTGTTATTTTGTTATTCTCAGATATGCTCTTGAATTTCTGTTTACATACAAGACGTCGAACCTGACTCCCATGATATCAATCGGTTCATATCTGGATTTTGTTATGAAGTTCATGCTGGCATTTGGCTTAATTTTCGAACTTCCGATTGTGATTATTTTTCTTACTAAAACAGGGATTCTTACCATAGGATTTTTAACAAAGAACCGCAAGTATGCCATTCTTGTCAATTTTATAGTGGCAGCCGTATTAACACCGACTCCTGATGTATTTAATCAATTATTAATGGCTGTTCCACTTATAATATTGTATGAACTCGGTATTATAGGTGCGAAGATCTTTTGCAAGAATGCAAAAACAAGGAATTCATTAAGCCTGGATTGA
- a CDS encoding DUF465 domain-containing protein, giving the protein MKEKRVALKEKLRRENDEYLLMEEKHDRLEREIRSLNRKHVLTPEDEVLRKNLQKEKLLAKDIMLKIFREEESKQKAGKKSV; this is encoded by the coding sequence ATGAAAGAGAAGCGTGTGGCTTTGAAAGAAAAACTGCGCAGGGAGAATGATGAGTATCTGCTAATGGAGGAAAAACATGACAGGCTTGAACGGGAAATACGGAGTCTGAACAGAAAGCACGTACTTACACCTGAAGACGAGGTTCTTCGAAAGAATCTACAGAAGGAGAAACTTCTTGCAAAGGATATAATGCTCAAGATATTCCGGGAAGAGGAAAGTAAGCAGAAGGCAGGAAAGAAGAGCGTCTAA
- the rimI gene encoding ribosomal protein S18-alanine N-acetyltransferase, giving the protein MVLIREDNIVIEDMKEEDLFDVMQIEREAFSDPWAIEMFHSELFNSFSRLWVARQISGKLVGYFCFWRVVDEAHIMNIAVLKNYRRKGIARIILLFAIDYWKIDGVKTVLLEVRRSNMAAQELYRKFGFNVIVCRTKYYKNPVEDALVMALEL; this is encoded by the coding sequence ATGGTATTGATCAGAGAGGACAACATCGTAATTGAAGATATGAAAGAAGAGGACCTCTTTGATGTTATGCAGATTGAACGAGAGGCCTTTTCTGATCCATGGGCCATTGAGATGTTTCATTCAGAATTGTTTAATTCATTTTCGCGTCTCTGGGTGGCCAGGCAGATTTCAGGGAAATTAGTTGGATATTTTTGCTTCTGGCGCGTAGTTGATGAAGCACATATTATGAACATTGCAGTACTAAAGAATTACAGAAGAAAAGGCATCGCTCGAATCATCTTACTATTTGCAATTGATTACTGGAAAATAGATGGTGTAAAGACCGTATTATTGGAAGTGAGGCGGTCTAATATGGCGGCTCAGGAATTGTATAGAAAATTTGGATTTAATGTTATTGTATGCAGAACCAAGTACTATAAGAATCCTGTGGAAGATGCACTTGTTATGGCCCTTGAGCTTTAA
- the tsaB gene encoding tRNA (adenosine(37)-N6)-threonylcarbamoyltransferase complex dimerization subunit type 1 TsaB, with protein MKVIGVDTSTMMGSVGIIDDDRPLGQISLNIERTHSERLMEAVSGLIESVQITLDQIECLAISIGPGSFTGLRIGLGTVKGLSLVSGKSVVPVSTLEALAFNTPFCRYLVCPLLDAKKSEVYTALFKYTDNGSIIRQTDDFVISPDKLIDRLNEPVMFTGDGVHVYRDLLKRHLGDLAFFAPANTILPSGISVAILGLQNFQKGKAGSGSLVPVYIRKSEAEIKFMARQG; from the coding sequence ATGAAGGTAATAGGTGTAGATACATCCACCATGATGGGTAGTGTTGGTATTATTGATGATGACAGGCCCCTTGGTCAGATTAGCCTCAATATTGAGAGAACTCATTCTGAGAGATTGATGGAGGCTGTCTCCGGTCTTATTGAGAGTGTACAAATTACCCTGGATCAGATAGAGTGTTTGGCAATCTCAATAGGGCCTGGTTCTTTTACAGGACTGAGGATAGGTCTGGGTACGGTCAAAGGGCTCAGTTTGGTATCTGGAAAGAGTGTTGTTCCTGTATCTACTCTCGAGGCGCTTGCATTTAATACCCCGTTTTGCAGGTATCTCGTCTGTCCACTCCTCGACGCTAAGAAAAGTGAGGTTTATACGGCCCTCTTTAAATATACGGACAATGGTAGTATTATCAGGCAGACAGATGATTTTGTAATATCCCCCGATAAGCTCATTGACAGGCTCAATGAACCAGTTATGTTTACAGGGGATGGGGTACATGTCTACAGGGATCTGTTAAAGAGACATCTGGGAGATCTGGCATTTTTTGCCCCTGCCAATACTATACTGCCTTCCGGGATATCTGTTGCAATATTGGGTCTGCAAAACTTTCAGAAGGGCAAGGCCGGTTCCGGAAGTCTGGTCCCTGTCTATATACGTAAGTCTGAGGCAGAGATTAAGTTTATGGCAAGACAGGGATAA